The Carassius carassius chromosome 5, fCarCar2.1, whole genome shotgun sequence DNA window GCTAGAAATGTTTTGCCACcacataaaactatttaaattgtaataatattttagcagTAGACCTATTAGgcttactgtttttacagttttgGTCTCCAGATAAATGCAGCTTGTGAGCATTAGAAGGATAAGAGACCTGAGAATCTTTAAGcgttattcaaaaaaaaaaaaaaaaaaaaaaaggaaaaattggCAAAAATGTGAAACTGTCCTTCAAAAGATTCAGTAATGTGAGGACCATTAGAGTGATTTCTGCTGACTGCATAATAAAAATAGAGAACTAGTGGCATGTtcctttttaatgtgtttgtggcAAGTTATTTCCTGTATGTGTTTCCTCCTCTACAACATTTAAGAGCAGTACATCCTTGTAGACTCAAAGCACTATCTGTCGTCCATCAGTCATCATGAATCTAATAACCGCATTTCTGCTAATGATCCTAACAGGTAAGgtgaaaacacacataaacaatcCAAAGGCTCTTCTCAGTATGTCTTTTGTCCAACATTTGTTGATTTTATacctgataaaaatatcacagagGAAAACCTTGATTTTTATCCACAGGACATAGCACATCTGAATATCTGCAGACACTCATCTGCCCCTATGAGAACAAGAGTATAGCTCTGAACAGACCCAGGGTGTGGTGCAAAAGAGATGCCCAGGATGAAAACTGCTGTACAGGCTTCGCTTTCCAGCCAGGTGTCACCGTTTTGGAGCAAGGCAACATAGATGTGAAAGATGATGGAAAGTCCTTCACCATCTTGGTAAAGACTCTCACGCAAGGTGATGGAATTTATTGGTGTGGGCTCATGACTGAAAATAAGAACATCGTTAAACTGGCTGAGAATTACTTTACCAATGGTAAGACGAAATACTACTTCTCTATTTCTCTTTAGATGGTTTTCTGAGAGCAAGAGAGCaccatgttaaaaatattttcagcatgttttaatttccttcattttaattttaaattcctaaaatgtattttaaaataaatatctctGGAATTTacggtaaagaaaaaaaaaagcaattgcgGTTACCGAAACTTTACCGTAGCAACATTTAAGGTTTTATagatttaaatagtaaaaaattgaTGTTAAAAAGTTCATGTTAATATACCATCCTCCTGACGGACTTCTGTTTTgttcctgaaaaaaatatcaaatgagAAGTGCCACACAGCAAATTTAGGGAATTttagtttacacttttttaatgtaaaaagttAAGTTTTTTAAGTTGTATGTATTAAGTTTTTTCCACATCCAACAACTGttaatttaacagtattttactgtttaAGTACATGAAATACCTTGTTAGATTTCTTACTGTTTTTCACCGTAAAGTTAACTAGTTAACagatttttactgtagcattttaacTGTCTTAAAGTAATTCAATCCAGTTCAAGTTTATTCGTATAGaatgctttttacgatacaaatcattgcaaagcaactttacagaaaattgagtttctacaatatttagtagtagcttattagtggtgactgtcagtttatgtgcatttgtaagataatttttttatgtttttatgatcATGTCAATTGCAGCTACATTTAACTTTGCTTGGTCCATCATCCGCtggattatatttattttgctcCCTGCGACGATCATTGCAACTCACATTTATTCAAACAGTGAGTCCTCACAAACCAGCACAATAATAAAAACCTCAATAGCCAACTAAAAAATGCTTTGAACACGTCTTTAACctctgtaaatgtttatttttatttgattacatgTCACTCTGTTTTGCTGACTATAGGAAAGCATGGCGATAGAAAGGTAAGAGCGCACGGTTCATTTTTATCTCATTTAGTCTCTGCTGATAACATCAATAAAATTTGTTCTTTAACTGAATTTATCCAATTTGCAGACAACATAATATATCAGGCTACATGATGTCACATGCCAAAGAAAAGCAGCAGAAGAATGAGGCCGTCACCTTTACTGAAGATTAAACTAAATATTGTTTGTCTTAAGTCACCATCAGGGGAATAatgtagtttttgttgttgtaattccttataattgtttttttgtttatacaaAAATGTTCACAGTAAAAACAGCAGCATGAGAATATTATGTTTCATTTGTTATGTAAATCAACATACAATTTGGTGTTCATAATTTACCTTATTGTTATTGCATGTGTCATTCATGTGAAATGTTTAtcttatacacattatatatatactatatatatatatatataaatatatatatatatatgtgtgtgtgtgtgtgtctgtgctttcTTCCTTTAAATAattctttcttcttttaaataataTGCCTGatcttattaaattttatttatatataaaaaaaaaaaatgtcaatgtaaCAAAGCATcaatgaacacacaattcaacatgattttgatgtaagaATGCATATATAACAACCTTTTTTTGTCATTGCACACACTGTATCAGACTTGAAGCTGAAGTGAAGTCGAACATTGTCTGCCGTCTTTGCTAACTTTCTTTCATTAGAAGTAGAGaaagagaaagtaaaaaataaacaaacttaaAGTAATATAGCCTcgctgaaaaaacaacaacaacccagttatattacaaaaaatattatagtatttttttacagatttaaatTTTCAAGCAACTGCACAGTTTCAATCGATagtgatttaataaaatattaggccaaaaaaaaaaagaaaaaaatactaaaactcaaatgacaatgcattataggtattttcttgtaatttaCCATCATAAAACAGTAAGGTAGACAACAAAGATGGAgtgcaaaaattaaaaatggcataattacagaaaaat harbors:
- the si:ch211-102c2.4 gene encoding uncharacterized protein si:ch211-102c2.4, whose translation is MNLITAFLLMILTGHSTSEYLQTLICPYENKSIALNRPRVWCKRDAQDENCCTGFAFQPGVTVLEQGNIDVKDDGKSFTILVKTLTQGDGIYWCGLMTENKNIVKLAENYFTNATFNFAWSIIRWIIFILLPATIIATHIYSNSESSQTSTIIKTSIAN